A genomic segment from Streptomyces antibioticus encodes:
- a CDS encoding allantoate amidohydrolase: MTFHSMWAELLPIGRSSASGGYRRYAWTGADTDCRAWFKDQAEARGLTYETDRNGNQWAWLGDPTAGDAVVTGSHLDSVPDGGAFDGPLGVVSSFAALDELRARQAHFAKPLAIVNFGDEEGARFGLACVGSRLTAGALTAEQAHRLTDADGVTLSRAMEAAGYDPDAIGADPERLARIGAFVELHVEQGRALDLSGDRVGVASAIWPHGRWRFDFRGEANHAGTTRLVDRRDPMLSYAETVLAARREAELAGAVATFGKISVEPNGVNAVPSLVRGWLDSRAEDQSTLDTVVGGIERAARAHADAHGIDLDVVRESFTPVVEFDHALRDELARILGTGTGLKVPVLGTGAGHDAGILSGRVPTAMLFVRNPTGVSHSPAEFAAEDDCVAGVHALADVLEGLACA; the protein is encoded by the coding sequence GTGACCTTCCACAGCATGTGGGCGGAGCTGCTGCCGATCGGCCGCAGCTCCGCCTCCGGGGGCTACCGCCGCTACGCCTGGACCGGCGCCGACACCGACTGCCGGGCCTGGTTCAAGGACCAGGCCGAGGCCCGCGGCCTCACCTACGAGACCGACCGCAACGGCAACCAGTGGGCCTGGCTCGGCGACCCCACCGCCGGTGACGCCGTCGTCACCGGCTCCCACCTCGACTCCGTGCCCGACGGCGGCGCCTTCGACGGCCCCCTCGGCGTGGTGTCCTCCTTCGCCGCGCTGGACGAACTGCGCGCCCGGCAGGCGCACTTCGCCAAGCCCCTCGCGATCGTCAACTTCGGCGACGAGGAGGGCGCCCGCTTCGGCCTGGCCTGCGTCGGCTCCCGGCTCACCGCCGGAGCCCTGACCGCCGAGCAGGCGCACCGGCTCACCGACGCCGACGGCGTCACCCTATCGCGCGCCATGGAGGCCGCCGGGTACGACCCCGACGCCATCGGCGCGGACCCGGAACGGCTGGCCCGCATCGGCGCCTTCGTCGAACTCCACGTCGAACAGGGCCGCGCCCTGGACCTGTCCGGCGACCGGGTCGGCGTCGCCAGCGCCATCTGGCCGCACGGCCGCTGGCGCTTCGACTTCCGCGGCGAGGCCAACCACGCGGGCACCACCCGGCTCGTCGACCGCCGCGACCCGATGCTGTCGTACGCCGAGACGGTGCTCGCCGCCCGCCGCGAGGCCGAACTCGCCGGTGCCGTCGCCACCTTCGGCAAGATCTCCGTCGAGCCGAACGGCGTCAACGCCGTGCCCTCCCTGGTGCGCGGCTGGCTCGACTCCCGCGCCGAGGACCAGAGCACCCTCGACACCGTCGTCGGCGGCATCGAGCGGGCGGCCCGCGCCCACGCCGACGCGCACGGCATCGACCTCGACGTGGTCCGGGAGTCCTTCACCCCCGTGGTCGAGTTCGACCACGCCCTGCGCGACGAACTGGCCCGCATCCTGGGCACCGGCACCGGCCTCAAGGTGCCCGTCCTCGGCACCGGCGCCGGACACGACGCCGGAATCCTCTCCGGACGCGTCCCGACCGCCATGCTGTTCGTGCGCAACCCCACGGGCGTCTCGCACTCCCCGGCCGAGTTCGCGGCCGAGGACGACTGCGTGGCCGGAGTGCACGCCCTCGCCGACGTACTGGAAGGACTGGCCTGCGCGTGA
- a CDS encoding roadblock/LC7 domain-containing protein: MAAEPDILDELRRLRARVPQLTGALVAGVDGLVLAHDTPGVEPEGVAALTAAALAVAVRLADTTGQGDFRELLVRGVYGYVATYSAGHSAVLTVLAQDRVNVGRLHLEGRRAAVRVGELVDAREARVRAARPALAPPRPQPPAKPLTVRTRSARGTNARTTTDS; the protein is encoded by the coding sequence ATGGCGGCCGAGCCGGACATCCTCGACGAGCTGCGCCGGCTGCGGGCCCGGGTGCCCCAGCTCACGGGTGCGCTCGTGGCCGGTGTGGACGGTCTCGTCCTCGCCCACGACACCCCCGGCGTGGAGCCGGAGGGGGTGGCGGCGCTGACCGCGGCCGCCCTCGCCGTCGCGGTGCGGCTGGCCGACACCACCGGCCAGGGCGACTTCCGCGAACTGCTGGTGCGGGGCGTCTACGGCTATGTCGCCACCTACTCGGCCGGCCACAGCGCGGTGCTGACCGTGCTCGCGCAGGACCGGGTCAACGTCGGCCGGCTGCACCTGGAGGGGCGCCGGGCCGCGGTCCGCGTCGGGGAGCTGGTCGACGCGCGGGAGGCGAGGGTGCGGGCGGCGAGGCCCGCGCTCGCACCGCCGCGCCCGCAGCCCCCCGCCAAGCCCCTCACCGTACGGACCAGATCGGCGCGCGGCACCAACGCGCGCACCACCACGGATAGTTGA
- a CDS encoding formimidoylglutamate deiminase: MTKRTYWAEHAWLDDTVEPGVALDVADGRITAVHKETPAPPPGAEVLRGLTLPGLANAHSHAFHRALRGTVQIGSGTFWTWRDLMYRFADRLTPDTYHALARAVYAEMALAGITAVGEFHYVHHAPGGTPYADPNAMGEALIEAAVAAGIRITLLDTAYFSAGFGQPPNTHQLRFSDGTADAWAERCSLLKERDHARIGAAIHSVRAVPADQLATVARWAAERGAPLHVHLSEQTAENDACHAAHGRTPTRLLADHGVLGPRTTGVHNTHLTDEDIALLGGTGTGTCMCPTTERDLADGIGPAVALQAAGSPLSLGSDSHAVIDLFEEARAMELNERLRTRTRGHWTAAALLRAASADGHAALGRPEAGTLETGAPADFTTIALDTVRTAGPLPRLGAETAVFAATGADVRHTVVAGRHVVRDGAHTLVPDVPSALAGAIQALRG; this comes from the coding sequence GTGACCAAGCGGACCTACTGGGCGGAGCACGCCTGGCTCGACGACACCGTCGAGCCGGGCGTCGCGCTCGACGTCGCCGACGGCCGCATCACCGCCGTCCACAAGGAGACACCCGCACCGCCGCCCGGCGCGGAGGTGCTGCGCGGGCTCACCCTCCCCGGCCTGGCCAACGCCCACAGCCATGCTTTTCACCGGGCGCTGCGCGGCACCGTCCAGATCGGTTCCGGGACTTTCTGGACCTGGCGCGACCTCATGTACCGCTTCGCCGACCGGCTGACCCCGGACACCTACCACGCCCTCGCCCGCGCGGTGTACGCCGAGATGGCCCTCGCCGGCATCACCGCCGTCGGCGAGTTCCACTACGTCCACCACGCCCCCGGCGGCACCCCCTACGCCGACCCCAACGCGATGGGCGAGGCCCTGATCGAGGCCGCCGTCGCAGCAGGCATCCGCATCACCCTCCTCGACACCGCCTACTTCTCCGCCGGCTTCGGACAGCCCCCCAACACGCACCAGCTCCGCTTCTCTGACGGCACCGCGGACGCCTGGGCCGAACGCTGTTCACTTCTCAAGGAACGGGATCACGCGAGGATCGGTGCGGCGATCCACTCCGTACGGGCCGTGCCCGCCGACCAGTTGGCGACCGTCGCCCGCTGGGCCGCCGAGCGCGGGGCGCCGCTGCATGTGCACCTGTCCGAGCAGACCGCCGAGAACGACGCCTGCCACGCCGCCCACGGCCGCACCCCGACCCGGCTGCTCGCCGACCACGGGGTCCTCGGCCCGCGCACCACCGGCGTCCACAACACCCACCTCACCGACGAGGACATCGCCCTGCTCGGCGGCACCGGCACCGGCACCTGCATGTGCCCGACGACGGAACGGGACCTCGCCGACGGCATCGGCCCGGCCGTCGCCCTCCAGGCCGCGGGCTCACCGCTCTCCCTCGGCTCGGACAGCCACGCCGTCATCGACCTCTTCGAAGAGGCCCGCGCGATGGAGCTGAACGAGCGCCTGCGCACCCGCACCCGGGGCCACTGGACGGCCGCCGCCCTGCTGCGCGCCGCCTCCGCAGACGGTCACGCCGCGCTCGGCCGCCCCGAGGCGGGCACCCTGGAGACCGGCGCGCCCGCCGACTTCACCACGATCGCCCTCGACACCGTCAGGACAGCGGGCCCGCTGCCCCGGCTCGGCGCCGAGACCGCCGTATTCGCGGCGACCGGGGCGGACGTACGGCACACGGTCGTCGCGGGCCGGCACGTCGTACGCGACGGGGCCCATACGCTCGTACCGGATGTGCCATCGGCGCTGGCGGGCGCGATCCAAGCCCTGCGCGGCTGA
- a CDS encoding DUF4287 domain-containing protein, translating into MSHVLSEETHRNLLARIPHCTGREVSDWLRTIGDGPALRFEEKVSWLRHEHNLAYGHAKALIHEYDLRRAARKLL; encoded by the coding sequence ATGTCCCATGTCCTCTCCGAGGAGACCCATCGCAACCTGCTCGCCCGCATCCCGCACTGCACCGGTCGTGAAGTCTCCGACTGGCTGCGCACCATCGGCGACGGCCCCGCTCTCCGCTTCGAGGAGAAGGTCAGTTGGCTCCGCCACGAACACAACCTCGCCTACGGCCACGCGAAGGCGCTCATCCACGAGTACGACCTGAGGAGGGCCGCGCGCAAACTCCTCTAG
- a CDS encoding cystathionine beta-synthase yields MQFHDSMISLVGNTPLVKLNNVTQGIQATVLAKVEYFNPGGSVKDRIALRMIEAAEKSGELKPGGTIVEPTSGNTGVGLAIVAQQKGYKCIFVCPDKVSTDKINVLRAYGAEVVVCPTAVDPEHPDSYYNVSDRLVRETPGAWKPDQYSNPNNPLSHYHSTGPELWEQTEGKITHFVAGVGTGGTISGTGRYLKDASEGAVQVIGADPEGSVYSGGSGRPYLVEGVGEDFWPTAYDRTVADEIVPVSDKDSFQMTRRLAKEEGLLVGGSCGMAVVAALRVAERLGPDDVVVVLLPDSGRGYLSKIFNDEWMADYGFLEDQGPSARVADVLNDKEHGAIPSLVHMHPDETVGQAIEVLREYGVSQMPIVKPGAGHPDVMAAEVVGSVVERELLDALFTQRASLSDPLEKHMSAPLPQVGSGEPVGDLMSVLGTADAAIVLVEGKPTGVVSRQDLLAFLAKGGK; encoded by the coding sequence GTGCAATTCCACGACTCGATGATCAGTCTCGTCGGCAACACCCCGCTGGTGAAGCTCAACAACGTGACCCAGGGCATCCAGGCGACCGTTCTGGCCAAGGTGGAGTACTTCAACCCGGGCGGATCCGTGAAGGACCGCATCGCCCTGCGCATGATCGAGGCCGCCGAGAAGAGCGGGGAGCTGAAGCCGGGCGGCACGATCGTCGAGCCGACCAGCGGCAACACCGGCGTGGGCCTCGCCATCGTGGCGCAGCAGAAGGGGTACAAGTGCATCTTCGTGTGCCCCGACAAGGTGAGCACCGACAAGATCAACGTGCTGCGCGCGTACGGCGCCGAGGTCGTCGTCTGCCCGACCGCCGTGGACCCCGAGCACCCGGACTCCTACTACAACGTCTCCGACCGGCTGGTCCGTGAGACGCCGGGCGCCTGGAAGCCCGACCAGTACTCCAACCCCAACAACCCGCTCTCCCACTACCACTCGACCGGCCCCGAGCTGTGGGAGCAGACGGAGGGGAAGATCACCCACTTCGTCGCGGGCGTGGGCACCGGCGGCACCATCTCCGGCACCGGCCGCTATCTGAAGGACGCCAGCGAGGGCGCCGTCCAGGTCATCGGCGCCGACCCGGAGGGCTCGGTGTACTCCGGCGGCTCCGGCCGGCCGTACCTGGTCGAGGGCGTCGGCGAGGACTTCTGGCCGACCGCCTACGACCGGACCGTCGCCGACGAGATCGTGCCGGTGTCCGACAAGGACTCCTTCCAGATGACCCGCCGCCTGGCCAAGGAGGAGGGCCTGCTGGTCGGCGGCTCCTGCGGCATGGCCGTGGTGGCGGCGCTGCGGGTCGCCGAGCGGCTCGGCCCGGACGACGTCGTCGTCGTGCTGCTGCCGGACAGCGGCCGCGGCTACCTCTCCAAGATCTTCAACGACGAGTGGATGGCCGACTACGGCTTCCTGGAGGACCAGGGCCCCAGCGCCCGCGTCGCCGACGTCCTGAACGACAAGGAGCACGGCGCGATCCCGTCCCTCGTCCACATGCACCCGGACGAGACGGTCGGCCAGGCCATCGAGGTGCTGCGCGAGTACGGCGTCTCGCAGATGCCGATCGTGAAGCCCGGCGCCGGTCACCCGGACGTGATGGCCGCCGAGGTCGTCGGGTCGGTCGTGGAGCGGGAGCTGCTGGACGCGCTCTTCACCCAGCGCGCCTCCCTCTCCGACCCGCTGGAGAAGCACATGTCGGCCCCGCTGCCGCAGGTCGGCTCCGGTGAGCCGGTCGGCGACCTGATGTCGGTGCTCGGCACCGCGGACGCGGCGATCGTCCTCGTCGAGGGCAAGCCCACCGGGGTCGTCAGCCGCCAGGACCTGCTGGCCTTCCTGGCCAAGGGCGGCAAGTAG
- a CDS encoding SGNH/GDSL hydrolase family protein, with protein sequence MTSMSRARVARRIAAGAAYGGGGVGLAGAAAVGLLLAEARLARRHVNGNGEQARVPRAEGRYGRTYDAPGTPGADPLRLALLGDSTAAGQGVRRSGQTPGALLASGLAAVAERPVELRNVALPGAQSDDLDRQVALIVGDPGGRVPDICVIMIGANDVTHRMPPTRSVRHLSAAVRRLRTAGAEVVVGTCPDLGTIEPVPQPLRWLARRASRQLAAAQTIGVVEQGGRTVSLGDLLGPEFEANPRELFGPDHYHPSAEGYATAAMAVLPTLCAALGLWPAEEERPDAARREGFLPVARAAAEAASEAGTEVAAAMPTGPRGPWALLKRRRRRRVAEAEPAPASPTSPSGV encoded by the coding sequence ATGACGAGCATGTCGAGGGCGAGGGTGGCCCGGCGGATCGCGGCCGGCGCGGCCTACGGCGGTGGCGGCGTCGGTCTGGCCGGGGCGGCCGCCGTGGGGCTGCTGCTGGCGGAGGCGCGGCTGGCCCGCCGCCATGTGAACGGCAACGGCGAGCAGGCGCGGGTCCCGCGCGCGGAGGGCCGCTACGGCCGCACGTACGACGCACCCGGCACCCCCGGCGCGGACCCGCTGCGGCTGGCGCTGCTGGGCGACTCCACGGCCGCGGGGCAGGGGGTGCGCCGCTCGGGGCAGACGCCGGGCGCGCTGCTGGCGTCGGGGCTCGCGGCGGTGGCGGAACGCCCGGTGGAGCTGCGCAACGTGGCCCTGCCGGGGGCCCAGTCGGACGATCTGGACCGGCAGGTGGCGCTGATCGTCGGGGATCCGGGCGGCCGGGTGCCCGACATCTGCGTGATCATGATCGGCGCGAACGACGTCACCCACCGGATGCCGCCGACCCGCTCGGTGCGCCATCTGTCGGCCGCGGTACGGCGGCTGCGCACGGCCGGTGCCGAGGTGGTGGTGGGCACCTGTCCCGACCTGGGCACGATCGAGCCGGTACCGCAGCCGCTGCGCTGGCTGGCGCGCCGGGCCTCCCGTCAGCTCGCGGCGGCGCAGACGATCGGGGTGGTCGAGCAGGGCGGGCGCACGGTGTCGCTGGGCGATCTGCTGGGGCCGGAGTTCGAGGCGAACCCGCGCGAGCTGTTCGGCCCGGACCACTACCACCCGTCCGCCGAGGGCTACGCCACGGCGGCCATGGCGGTCCTGCCGACGCTGTGCGCCGCGCTGGGGCTGTGGCCGGCCGAGGAGGAGCGGCCGGACGCCGCGCGCCGGGAGGGCTTCCTGCCGGTGGCCCGGGCGGCGGCGGAGGCGGCCTCGGAGGCCGGTACGGAGGTCGCGGCGGCGATGCCGACGGGCCCGCGCGGTCCCTGGGCGCTGCTCAAGCGGCGGCGCAGGCGGCGGGTCGCCGAGGCGGAGCCGGCGCCGGCGTCCCCCACCAGCCCGTCGGGGGTCTGA
- a CDS encoding acetyl-CoA C-acetyltransferase, translating to MPEAVIVSTARSPIGRAVKGSLKDLRPDDLTATIIQAALAKIPELDPREIDDLMLGCGLPGGEQGYNLGRIVAVRMGMDHLPGCTITRYCSSSLQTSRMALHAIKAGEGDVFISAGVETVSRFAKGSSDGLPDTTNPLFDEAQARTAATAASEGSTWHDPREDGLLPDPYIAMGQTAENLARAKGVTRQDMDEFAVRSQNLAEEAIKNGFWEREITPVTLPDGTVVAKDDGPRAGVTLEAVQGLKPVFRPDGLVTAGNCCPLNDGAAAVVVMSDTKARELGLTPLARIVSTGVSGLSPEIMGLGPVEASQQALRRAGLTIDDIDLVEINEAFAAQVIPSYRDLGIDLDKLNVNGGAIAVGHPFGMTGARITGTLINSLQFHDKQFGLETMCVGGGQGMAMVIERLS from the coding sequence ATGCCCGAAGCCGTCATCGTCTCGACCGCCCGCTCCCCCATCGGCCGCGCCGTCAAGGGCTCGCTGAAGGACCTGCGCCCGGACGACCTCACCGCCACGATCATCCAGGCCGCCCTGGCGAAGATCCCCGAGCTGGACCCGCGGGAGATCGACGACCTGATGCTCGGCTGCGGTCTGCCCGGCGGCGAGCAGGGCTACAACCTGGGCCGGATCGTCGCGGTGCGGATGGGCATGGACCATCTGCCCGGCTGCACGATCACCCGCTACTGTTCCTCGTCCCTCCAGACCAGCCGCATGGCGCTGCACGCCATCAAGGCCGGCGAGGGCGACGTCTTCATCTCGGCCGGCGTCGAGACGGTCTCCCGGTTCGCCAAGGGCAGCTCCGACGGCCTCCCGGACACCACCAACCCGCTCTTCGACGAGGCCCAGGCCCGCACCGCCGCCACCGCCGCGTCCGAGGGCTCCACCTGGCACGACCCGCGCGAGGACGGCCTGCTCCCCGACCCCTACATCGCGATGGGCCAGACCGCGGAGAACCTGGCCCGCGCCAAGGGCGTCACCCGCCAGGACATGGACGAGTTCGCCGTCCGCTCCCAGAACCTCGCCGAGGAAGCCATCAAGAACGGCTTCTGGGAGCGCGAGATCACCCCGGTGACCCTCCCGGACGGCACGGTCGTCGCCAAGGACGACGGCCCGCGCGCCGGCGTCACCCTGGAGGCCGTGCAGGGCCTCAAGCCGGTCTTCCGCCCCGACGGCCTCGTGACCGCCGGCAACTGCTGCCCGCTGAACGACGGCGCCGCCGCGGTCGTCGTCATGTCCGACACCAAGGCCCGCGAGCTGGGCCTCACCCCGCTCGCCCGGATCGTGTCGACCGGTGTCTCCGGCCTCTCCCCCGAGATCATGGGCCTCGGCCCGGTCGAGGCGTCCCAGCAGGCGCTGCGCCGCGCCGGTCTCACCATCGACGACATCGACCTGGTCGAGATCAACGAGGCGTTCGCCGCGCAGGTGATCCCCTCCTACCGCGACCTCGGCATCGACCTCGACAAGCTGAACGTCAACGGCGGCGCCATCGCCGTCGGCCACCCCTTCGGCATGACGGGCGCCCGCATCACCGGCACGCTCATCAACTCCCTCCAGTTCCACGACAAGCAGTTCGGTCTGGAGACGATGTGCGTGGGCGGCGGCCAGGGCATGGCGATGGTGATCGAGCGCCTGAGCTGA
- the hutI gene encoding imidazolonepropionase yields MSSTVITNIATLVTNDPSLGDNSPLGLVRDAAVVLDGDRVAWTGESSKAPATDNRVDAGGRAVIPGFVDSHSHLVFAGDRTEEFNARMSGRGYTAGGIRTTVAATRAATDRELEANLTRFLDEALRQGTTTFETKSGYGLTVADEARALRLAAAHTDEVTYLGAHIVSPDYADDPAAYVALVTGEMLDACAPYARWIDVFCEKGAFDGDQARAILTAGKAKGLHPRVHANQLSYGPGVQLAVELDAASADHCTHLTDADVDALASGNTVATLLPGAEFSTRAAWPDARRLLDAGVTVALSTDCNPGSSFTSSVPFCVALAVRDMGMTPDEAVWSATAGGAAALRRADIGRLAPGARADLVLLDAPSHVHLAYRPGVPLVSQVWRRGVQVV; encoded by the coding sequence ATGAGCAGCACCGTCATCACCAACATCGCCACGCTGGTCACCAACGACCCCTCCCTCGGTGACAACTCCCCTCTCGGTCTGGTCCGGGACGCGGCCGTCGTCCTCGACGGCGACCGCGTCGCGTGGACCGGTGAATCCAGCAAAGCACCCGCCACTGACAATCGGGTCGACGCCGGCGGCCGGGCGGTGATCCCGGGCTTCGTCGACTCCCACTCCCACCTGGTCTTCGCAGGCGACCGCACCGAGGAGTTCAACGCCCGGATGTCCGGCCGCGGCTACACGGCGGGCGGCATCCGCACCACGGTCGCCGCCACCCGCGCCGCGACCGACCGGGAACTGGAGGCCAACCTCACGCGTTTCCTGGACGAGGCGCTGCGCCAGGGGACGACCACGTTCGAGACCAAGTCGGGTTACGGCCTGACCGTCGCCGACGAGGCCCGCGCCCTGCGCCTGGCCGCCGCCCACACCGACGAGGTCACCTACCTCGGCGCCCACATCGTCTCCCCCGACTACGCCGACGACCCGGCCGCGTACGTCGCCCTGGTCACCGGCGAGATGCTCGACGCCTGCGCGCCGTACGCCCGCTGGATCGACGTCTTCTGCGAGAAGGGCGCCTTCGACGGCGACCAGGCCCGGGCGATCCTCACGGCCGGAAAGGCCAAGGGGCTGCACCCCCGCGTCCACGCCAACCAGCTCTCCTACGGCCCCGGCGTGCAGCTCGCCGTCGAACTGGACGCGGCCAGCGCCGACCACTGCACCCACCTCACCGACGCCGACGTGGACGCGCTGGCGAGCGGGAACACCGTCGCCACGCTGCTGCCGGGCGCCGAGTTCTCCACCCGGGCCGCGTGGCCCGACGCCCGCCGGCTGCTGGACGCGGGCGTCACCGTCGCGCTCTCCACGGACTGCAACCCCGGCTCGTCCTTCACGTCCTCCGTCCCCTTCTGCGTCGCCCTCGCGGTGCGGGACATGGGGATGACGCCGGACGAGGCGGTGTGGTCGGCGACGGCCGGCGGCGCGGCGGCCCTGCGCCGCGCCGACATCGGCCGCCTCGCTCCGGGCGCCCGGGCCGACCTGGTCCTGCTGGACGCCCCGAGCCATGTCCACCTGGCCTACCGGCCGGGCGTCCCGCTGGTCTCCCAGGTGTGGCGCCGGGGCGTACAGGTGGTCTGA
- a CDS encoding MurR/RpiR family transcriptional regulator produces MSAESDMSVADTPAGRLQALFEGHRLTPTQRRIAHSMVRRAPDVPFLSSVELAELAGVSQPSVTRFAVALGFDGYPALRRHLREVAPVEQSPGSASFNEYQQAVEAEIENLRHLADLLADPRPVRRAGRLLAASRPLPVLGLRAAASQAYGFAYFAAKVHPDVRLLHEGGSMVQDRIDAAVRAGATALLCFALPRHPREVLDTLGHAKEAGLSVVTVADSAFAPVAKVSDLLLPAAVGTGLAFDTACAPMLLGRVLLEAMCDDLPDAQARLEEFDARAAARGLFVE; encoded by the coding sequence ATGAGCGCGGAGAGCGACATGAGCGTGGCGGACACACCTGCGGGGCGGCTTCAGGCGCTCTTCGAGGGGCACCGGCTGACCCCGACCCAGCGGCGCATCGCCCACAGCATGGTGCGCCGCGCCCCCGACGTGCCGTTCCTGTCCAGCGTGGAGCTGGCCGAGCTGGCCGGGGTCAGCCAGCCCTCCGTGACCCGCTTCGCGGTCGCCCTCGGCTTCGACGGCTACCCCGCCCTGCGCAGGCATCTGCGCGAGGTCGCGCCCGTCGAACAGAGCCCCGGCTCGGCGTCGTTCAACGAGTACCAGCAGGCCGTCGAGGCCGAGATCGAGAATCTGCGGCACCTCGCCGACCTGCTCGCCGACCCGCGCCCGGTGCGCCGGGCCGGCCGGCTGCTCGCCGCCTCCCGCCCGCTGCCCGTGCTGGGCCTGCGCGCCGCCGCCTCCCAGGCGTACGGGTTCGCCTACTTCGCCGCCAAGGTCCATCCGGACGTCCGGCTGCTGCACGAGGGCGGCTCGATGGTCCAGGACCGGATCGACGCCGCCGTCCGCGCGGGCGCCACCGCGCTGCTCTGCTTCGCGCTGCCCCGGCACCCCCGCGAGGTCCTGGACACCCTCGGCCACGCCAAGGAGGCCGGGCTGAGCGTGGTCACCGTCGCCGACTCGGCGTTCGCCCCGGTCGCCAAGGTCTCCGACCTGCTGCTCCCGGCCGCCGTCGGCACCGGGCTCGCCTTCGACACGGCGTGCGCGCCGATGCTGCTGGGCCGGGTGCTGCTGGAGGCGATGTGCGACGACCTGCCCGACGCGCAGGCCCGCCTGGAGGAGTTCGACGCACGGGCCGCGGCGCGCGGGCTGTTCGTCGAATAG
- the hutU gene encoding urocanate hydratase yields the protein MSGPRPVRAPRGTELSALGWQQEAALRMLQNNLDPEVAEHPDKLVVYGGTGKAARDWRSFDAMVRTLRTLKQDETMLVQSGRPVGVMQTHEWAPRVLIANSNLVGDWANWEEFRRLEALGLTMYGQMTAGSWIYIGTQGILQGTYETFAAVAAKLHSIGKGVGGTLAGTITLTAGLGGMGGAQPLAVTMNDGVAICIDCDPRAIDRRIEHRYLDVKADSLDHALQLATEARDARRPLSIGVLGNAAELVPQLLALGAPIDIVTDQTSAHDPLAYLPTGIAFEDMADAAAKDPAGFTTRARESMARHVEAMVGFQDAGAEVFDYGNSIRGEAQLAGYDRAFAFPGFVPAYIRPLFSEGKGPFRWAALSGEASDIAKTDKAILDLFPENESLHRWIKLAGERVHFQGLPARICWLGYGERDKAGERFNDMVASGELAAPLAIGRDHLDCGSVASPYRETEAMLDGSDAIADWPLLNAMVNVASGASWVSLHHGGGVGMGRSIHAGQVTVADGTPLAGEKIRRVLTNDPGMGVIRHVDAGYDIAENVAAERGVRVPMREGDDA from the coding sequence ATGTCAGGACCCCGCCCCGTACGAGCGCCCCGCGGTACGGAACTGAGCGCCCTGGGATGGCAGCAGGAAGCCGCCCTGCGGATGCTCCAGAACAACCTCGACCCCGAGGTCGCCGAACACCCCGACAAGCTCGTCGTCTACGGCGGCACCGGCAAGGCCGCCCGCGACTGGCGCTCCTTCGACGCGATGGTCCGCACCCTGCGCACCCTCAAGCAGGACGAGACGATGCTCGTCCAGTCCGGCCGCCCCGTCGGCGTGATGCAGACCCACGAGTGGGCCCCGCGCGTCCTCATCGCCAACTCCAACCTCGTCGGCGACTGGGCCAACTGGGAGGAGTTCCGCCGCCTGGAGGCCCTCGGCCTGACCATGTACGGCCAGATGACCGCCGGCTCCTGGATCTACATCGGCACCCAGGGCATCCTCCAGGGCACCTACGAGACCTTCGCCGCCGTCGCCGCGAAGCTGCATTCAATCGGCAAGGGGGTCGGCGGCACCCTCGCCGGGACCATCACCCTCACCGCCGGCCTCGGCGGCATGGGCGGCGCCCAGCCCCTCGCCGTGACCATGAACGACGGTGTCGCGATCTGTATCGACTGCGACCCCCGCGCCATCGACCGCCGCATCGAGCACCGCTACCTCGACGTGAAGGCCGACTCCCTCGACCACGCCCTCCAGCTCGCCACCGAGGCCCGCGACGCCCGCCGCCCGCTCTCCATCGGCGTCCTCGGCAACGCCGCCGAGCTGGTCCCGCAGCTCCTCGCCCTGGGCGCGCCGATCGACATCGTCACCGACCAGACCTCCGCCCACGACCCGCTGGCCTACCTGCCCACCGGGATCGCCTTCGAGGACATGGCCGACGCCGCCGCCAAGGACCCGGCCGGCTTCACCACCCGCGCCCGCGAGTCCATGGCCCGGCACGTCGAGGCCATGGTCGGCTTCCAGGACGCCGGCGCCGAGGTCTTCGACTACGGCAACTCCATCCGCGGCGAGGCCCAGCTCGCCGGATACGACCGGGCGTTCGCCTTCCCCGGCTTCGTCCCCGCCTACATCCGCCCGCTGTTCTCCGAGGGCAAGGGCCCCTTCCGCTGGGCCGCCCTGTCCGGCGAGGCGTCCGACATCGCCAAGACCGACAAGGCGATCCTCGACCTCTTCCCCGAGAACGAGTCCCTGCACCGCTGGATCAAGCTGGCCGGCGAGCGCGTCCACTTCCAGGGCCTGCCCGCCCGCATCTGCTGGCTCGGCTACGGCGAGCGCGACAAGGCGGGCGAGCGGTTCAACGACATGGTCGCGAGCGGCGAGCTGGCCGCCCCCCTCGCCATCGGCCGCGACCACCTCGACTGCGGCTCCGTCGCCTCCCCCTACCGCGAGACCGAGGCCATGCTCGACGGCTCCGACGCCATCGCCGACTGGCCGCTGCTGAACGCCATGGTCAACGTCGCCTCGGGCGCCTCCTGGGTCTCCCTCCACCACGGCGGCGGCGTCGGCATGGGCCGCTCCATCCACGCCGGCCAGGTCACCGTCGCCGACGGCACCCCGCTCGCCGGCGAGAAGATCCGCCGGGTCCTCACCAACGACCCCGGCATGGGCGTCATCCGGCACGTCGACGCCGGATACGACATCGCGGAGAACGTCGCCGCCGAGCGCGGCGTGCGGGTGCCCATGCGTGAAGGTGACGACGCGTGA